A stretch of the Zeugodacus cucurbitae isolate PBARC_wt_2022May chromosome 6, idZeuCucr1.2, whole genome shotgun sequence genome encodes the following:
- the LOC105213489 gene encoding odorant receptor 10a, which produces MNFRFLSRTFPLRDYYFYVPKLCLGALGFWPLDTCEPGACNVWAWVNLIILTIGVVTEMHAGCLALRTDLELALDTLCPAGTSAVTLLKMALIYYYRQDLAWVLKRMQDLVYERDVSINSVKKHIVRAHAVMAARLNFIPFVMGFITCTSYNLKPLLMTLILYVQGREPMWKLPFNMTMPQFLLRAPYFPLTYIFTAYTGYITIFMYGGCDAFYYEFCSNTAALLELLQNDLKSILSFGGDKFTLTAEESTVLEWRLVQFIKRHNDIIELTRFFCKRYTVITLAHFVSAGLVIGASIFDLMTFTGFGIVIYIGYTIAVLGQLFIYCYGGSMVAESSVQLATVAFGCDWHACNPRLRRYVLMIIIRSQRAISMSVPFFSPSLVTFTSILQTSGSIIALASSFK; this is translated from the exons ATGAACTTCAGATTTCTTTCGCGTACCTTTCCGCTGCGCGATTATTACTTTTATGTGCCGAAATTGTGCCTCGGTGCGTTGGGCTTCTGGCCGCTGGACACATGTGAGCCTGGTGCATGCAATGTGTGGGCTTGGGTGAATCTCATCATTTTGACCATTGGTGTCGTTACCGAGATGCACGCCGGCTGCTTGGCGCTGAGGACCGATCTGGAACTCGCTTTGGACACGCTCTGCCCGGCCGGCACCTCGGCTGTGACATTACTAAAAATGGCCTTGATCTATTACTACCGCCAGGATCTGGCGTGGGTACTGAAGCGCATGCAAGATTTGGTGTATGAGCGCGATG TGTCAATAAATAGCGTTAAGAAGCATATTGTACGCGCGCACGCCGTTATGGCAGCACGTCTCAATTTCATACCGTTTGTTATGGGCTTTATTACGTGCACCTCGTACAATCTGAAGCCGTTGCTAATGACATTGATACTCTATGTGCAAGGACGGGAGCCCATGTGGAAGCTGCCATTCAATATGAC CATGCCGCAATTTCTACTGCGCGCACCCTACTTTCCGCTCACCTACATCTTCACCGCCTACACGGGCTACATTACGATCTTCATGTACGGCGGCTGCGATGCATTTTACTATGAATTCTGCTCCAACACGGCGGCGCTGCTAGAACTGCTGCAGAATGATTTGAAGTCCATTCTCAGCTTTGGCGGAG ACAAGTTCACCTTAACGGCGGAGGAGTCCACCGTACTGGAGTGGCGTTTGGTGCAGTTCATAAAGCGCCACAATGACATTATCGAGTTGACGCGCTTCTTTTGCAAACGCTACACCGTCATCACGTTGGCGCACTTTGTCTCCGCAGGACTGGTGATTGGCGCAAGCATATTTGACCTTATGACG TTTACCGGATTCGGCATTGTCATCTACATTGGCTATACCATCGCGGTTTTGGGTCAACTATTCATTTACTGCTATGGCGGCAGCATGGTGGCTGAGAgc AGCGTTCAATTGGCCACCGTGGCTTTCGGCTGTGATTGGCATGCCTGCAATCCGCGACTGCGTCGCTATGTGCTGATGATAATTATTCGCTCGCAACGCGCCATCAGCATGTCGGTGCCGTTCTTTTCGCCCTCGCTAGTCACATTCACTTCG ATACTGCAAACATCCGGCTCGATTATAGCTCTAGCCTCATCGTTCAAATAA